A DNA window from Gammaproteobacteria bacterium contains the following coding sequences:
- the rpmE gene encoding 50S ribosomal protein L31 gives MKADIHPNYQEVTVTCSCGSSFKTRSTAGRDLSIEVCSQCHPFFTGKQKILDTGGRMERFRQKYGIKK, from the coding sequence ATGAAGGCGGACATCCATCCGAATTACCAGGAAGTGACGGTCACGTGCAGCTGTGGCTCCAGCTTCAAGACCCGTTCCACGGCCGGCCGCGACCTGAGTATCGAGGTCTGTTCCCAGTGTCACCCGTTCTTCACCGGCAAGCAGAAGATCCTCGATACCGGCGGCCGCATGGAGCGGTTCCGTCAGAAGTACGGTATAAAGAAGTAG
- a CDS encoding thermonuclease family protein, producing MLALGLQAARADCPPDRIDERVQVGAVIDGDTLVLGDRRHVRIIGVDTPELGTAGGAHEPGALEARNRLRQLIFTHQKQVSLRFDREREDRYGRLLAHIFFADGRNLTEQLLETGSGTHLVVPPNTWQTDCYAAAAARARAARRGIWALPDYAPVPAQDLTLRDQGFRLVRGRVSRVNRSVSALWINLVGNFAARIEQQDIPEFTGVDLDGLVGAEVELQGWVYARKGQSRMRLRHPAALTILPRPLPPEGSKR from the coding sequence GTGCTTGCCCTCGGCCTCCAGGCGGCCCGGGCAGATTGCCCACCCGACCGCATCGACGAACGCGTGCAGGTCGGGGCCGTCATCGACGGCGATACCCTGGTCCTCGGCGACCGTCGCCATGTCCGCATCATCGGCGTCGATACGCCCGAACTCGGCACCGCTGGCGGCGCCCACGAACCGGGCGCCCTAGAGGCGCGCAACCGACTGCGGCAGCTGATATTCACCCACCAAAAGCAGGTCAGCCTGCGCTTCGACCGCGAGCGGGAAGATCGTTATGGCCGGCTGCTCGCACATATTTTTTTCGCCGATGGGCGCAATCTGACTGAGCAGTTGCTGGAAACCGGCAGCGGTACCCATCTGGTGGTGCCGCCCAATACGTGGCAGACCGACTGCTACGCCGCCGCCGCGGCCCGTGCACGGGCCGCCCGGCGCGGCATCTGGGCGCTGCCGGACTACGCGCCGGTCCCGGCCCAGGATCTCACGCTGCGCGATCAGGGGTTCCGGCTGGTGCGCGGCCGCGTCAGCCGCGTGAACCGCAGTGTCTCCGCGCTGTGGATCAACCTGGTCGGCAACTTCGCCGCGCGCATCGAGCAGCAGGACATCCCGGAGTTCACGGGTGTGGACCTCGACGGCCTGGTCGGCGCCGAGGTCGAGTTGCAGGGCTGGGTGTATGCCCGCAAGGGACAGTCGCGCATGCGTCTGCGCCACCCCGCGGCACTGACCATTCTGCCCCGCCCCCTCCCTCCCGAGGGCAGCAAGCGCTAA
- the hemW gene encoding radical SAM family heme chaperone HemW — MFTFTALPPLSLYVHIPWCVRKCPYCDFNSHPQRGDLPERAYIDALLRDLDQELPGVWGRGVSSVFIGGGTPSLFAPASIDRLLAGIRARLNCAPGIEITLEANPGTVEQGRFGEFHAAGVNRLSIGVQSFDDNLLGRIGRIHGRREAIRAAEGAHAAGFAGFNLDLMFGLPGQTPAQALQDLSTAMALEPAHLSWYQLTLEPNTYFYRHPPELPDDESLWEMQRRGQVQLATHGYTQYEISAYARAGRECRHNLNYWRYGDYLGIGAGAHQKITDAGDQRIRRSWKLKNPSAYLTASDSDTRIGGRSEPDVDEVILEFLMNALRLNAGFGTATFEHNTGLRFAQVRSKLERARDVGLLEADESWRCSEQGRRFLNDLLAEFLPDDEPA; from the coding sequence ATGTTCACCTTCACTGCCCTGCCGCCGCTGTCGCTCTATGTGCACATCCCCTGGTGCGTGCGCAAATGCCCCTATTGCGACTTCAATTCACACCCGCAGCGCGGTGATCTGCCGGAACGCGCCTATATCGACGCGCTGCTCCGCGACCTCGACCAGGAACTGCCGGGCGTGTGGGGCCGCGGCGTCTCCAGCGTCTTCATCGGCGGTGGCACGCCCAGCCTGTTCGCACCGGCATCGATCGATCGGCTGCTCGCTGGCATCCGTGCACGTCTGAACTGTGCACCCGGCATAGAGATCACGCTGGAGGCCAATCCGGGTACGGTGGAACAGGGGCGTTTCGGTGAATTCCACGCTGCTGGCGTCAACCGGCTATCCATCGGCGTGCAGAGCTTCGACGACAATCTGCTTGGTAGGATCGGCCGGATCCATGGCCGCCGCGAGGCCATCCGCGCCGCCGAAGGGGCACACGCTGCCGGCTTCGCCGGCTTCAATCTCGACCTGATGTTCGGCCTGCCCGGCCAGACGCCCGCGCAGGCCTTGCAGGATCTTTCGACCGCAATGGCCCTGGAGCCCGCGCATCTGTCGTGGTACCAGCTAACGCTGGAACCGAACACCTATTTTTATCGGCACCCGCCGGAATTGCCCGACGACGAAAGCCTCTGGGAGATGCAGCGGCGGGGCCAGGTGCAGCTGGCGACACACGGCTATACTCAATACGAGATCTCGGCCTATGCGCGTGCCGGCAGGGAATGTCGCCACAACCTGAATTACTGGCGCTATGGCGATTATCTCGGTATCGGGGCCGGTGCCCACCAGAAGATCACCGACGCCGGCGACCAACGGATCAGACGCAGCTGGAAGCTGAAAAATCCGAGCGCCTATCTGACGGCCAGCGACAGCGATACACGCATCGGCGGCCGCAGCGAACCGGATGTGGACGAGGTGATACTGGAGTTCCTGATGAATGCCCTGCGCCTGAACGCAGGCTTTGGAACGGCAACGTTCGAACATAACACGGGGCTGCGTTTCGCACAGGTGCGGTCGAAACTGGAACGTGCCCGCGACGTCGGACTGCTGGAGGCGGATGAATCCTGGCGCTGCAGCGAACAAGGACGGCGCTTTCTGAACGATCTACTCGCGGAGTTTCTGCCCGACGATGAACCTGCTTGA
- a CDS encoding DUF3135 domain-containing protein, which translates to MSESAHHAFDFDSWSELARNSPADFETCRTQAIEDAIHRAPPRMQMRLRRLQWKLDQVRRTSATPMAACIRINRLMWERITGPGGLLEVLVEGNQTAPQRPRAAVLPLHRIR; encoded by the coding sequence ATGTCTGAGTCCGCTCACCACGCCTTCGACTTCGATTCCTGGTCCGAACTGGCCCGCAACAGCCCCGCCGACTTCGAGACTTGCCGCACCCAGGCCATAGAAGACGCCATCCACCGGGCCCCGCCCCGCATGCAGATGCGGCTGCGCCGCCTCCAATGGAAGCTGGACCAGGTACGTCGGACCTCGGCGACACCCATGGCCGCCTGCATCCGCATCAACCGCTTGATGTGGGAGCGCATCACCGGCCCGGGCGGCTTGCTGGAGGTACTGGTGGAGGGCAATCAGACAGCCCCACAACGCCCCCGGGCGGCCGTCCTGCCGCTGCACCGCATCCGTTGA
- the rimO gene encoding 30S ribosomal protein S12 methylthiotransferase RimO yields MSFQPRIGFISLGCPKALVDSERILTRLRAEGYGIVPSYADADLVVVNTCGFIDSAVEESLDAIGEAIAENGRVIVTGCLGARADEVLAAHPQVLSVSGPHAYEQVMGAVHTHLPPPTDPFTTLLPPGGIKLTPRHYAYVKISEGCNHRCTFCIIPSMRGDLVSRPAGAVMEEAESLVQAGVKELLIVSQDTSAYGADVRYGTSFWKGRPIKMRLRELAQALGGLGVWVRLHYIYPYPNVDDLIPLMADGLILPYLDIPLQHAEPRILKAMKRPAATEDTLRRIERWRAVCPDITLRSTFIVGFPGETAAEFETLLQFLDAAQLDRVGCFTYSPVTGAAANALPDAVPEAVKEERYTRLMEVQARISAARLQAKVGRTLAVLIDALDAEGAVGRSAADAPEIDGQVFVDTRDVQVGDIVAVTVTAADEHDLFGVPA; encoded by the coding sequence ATGTCGTTTCAGCCCAGAATCGGATTCATCAGCCTCGGCTGTCCCAAGGCCCTGGTGGATTCCGAGCGGATCCTCACCCGCCTGCGCGCCGAGGGGTATGGCATCGTGCCCAGCTATGCCGATGCGGATCTGGTGGTGGTCAACACCTGCGGCTTCATCGACAGTGCCGTGGAGGAATCCCTCGATGCCATCGGCGAGGCCATCGCCGAGAACGGCCGGGTCATCGTTACCGGCTGCCTGGGGGCGCGCGCCGACGAGGTGCTGGCCGCCCATCCACAGGTCCTGTCCGTCAGCGGTCCGCACGCCTACGAGCAGGTCATGGGCGCGGTGCACACCCACCTGCCACCACCCACAGACCCCTTCACGACCTTGCTGCCGCCGGGCGGCATCAAGCTCACACCGCGGCACTACGCCTATGTGAAGATCTCCGAGGGCTGCAATCACCGCTGTACCTTCTGCATCATCCCGTCCATGCGCGGCGACCTGGTATCGCGTCCGGCAGGCGCGGTCATGGAGGAGGCCGAGAGTCTGGTTCAGGCCGGCGTGAAGGAACTGCTGATCGTCTCGCAGGATACCAGCGCCTACGGCGCCGACGTCCGTTACGGCACCAGTTTCTGGAAAGGTCGCCCCATCAAGATGCGTCTGCGGGAGCTGGCGCAGGCACTGGGCGGGCTGGGGGTGTGGGTGCGGCTGCACTATATCTATCCCTACCCGAACGTCGACGACCTCATCCCGCTGATGGCGGATGGCCTGATCCTGCCGTATCTCGACATCCCACTGCAGCATGCCGAGCCGCGCATCCTCAAGGCGATGAAGCGTCCGGCGGCGACCGAGGATACGCTGCGTCGTATCGAGCGCTGGCGCGCCGTCTGCCCGGACATCACCCTGCGCAGCACCTTCATCGTCGGGTTTCCCGGCGAGACTGCAGCCGAGTTCGAGACCTTGCTGCAGTTCCTGGATGCGGCACAGCTCGATCGCGTCGGTTGCTTCACCTATTCGCCGGTCACGGGCGCGGCGGCCAATGCCTTGCCCGATGCCGTGCCGGAGGCGGTCAAGGAGGAGCGCTATACGCGCCTCATGGAGGTGCAGGCGCGCATCAGCGCTGCGCGCCTGCAGGCCAAGGTCGGCCGCACCCTCGCTGTGCTCATCGATGCGCTCGATGCCGAAGGCGCCGTCGGCCGCAGCGCGGCCGACGCGCCGGAGATTGACGGTCAGGTGTTCGTGGATACCCGGGACGTGCAGGTCGGTGACATCGTCGCGGTGACCGTCACCGCTGCGGACGAGCACGACCTGTTCGGGGTGCCTGCGTAG
- a CDS encoding M48 family metalloprotease, with protein MSQRAALFNLLLTVVLAAGLAGCATNPVTGGSDFVLMTEEQEIALGRQMHPRILQEMGVYDNAQLNAYVQRVGEKLAANSHRPDLIYRFTVLDSQDVNAFALPGGYIYITRGLLAYLNSEAELAAVLGHEIGHVTARHTVRQQSTATATGLLGAILAGASGVQGAGDLTNIAGTAIVRGYGREHELEADRLGAEYLARSGYDPQAMLQVIHVLKNQENFEIQRAKEEGREPRIYHGLFSTHPANDQRLQEVVGAASKLVVPGGGVINRAEFLTQLEGVTFGDSEREGIRRGNRFYHRDLDFALEFPRGWRIENFPDRLLAQSPEADGMMQFSMRDLNKRMTPQVFMREQLKLTDLRNGEAIELDGMQGYTGIAEQKTSFGQLPVRYVVLYRGDKALIFAGLSKARGMPYKYDAQILQTARSFHRLTDQERALATAQRVHIIRAGRDTRFATLARESAISDHPEAQLRLLNDYYPDGEPQPGESIKIVR; from the coding sequence ATGTCGCAACGCGCCGCCCTGTTCAACCTGCTACTGACCGTCGTGCTGGCCGCCGGGTTGGCGGGCTGCGCCACGAATCCCGTGACCGGCGGCAGCGATTTCGTGCTCATGACCGAGGAGCAGGAGATCGCCCTGGGCCGGCAGATGCACCCCCGGATCCTGCAGGAGATGGGGGTCTACGACAATGCCCAGCTCAACGCCTACGTGCAGCGCGTCGGCGAGAAACTGGCCGCCAACAGCCACCGCCCCGACCTGATCTATCGATTCACGGTGCTCGACAGCCAGGACGTGAATGCCTTCGCGCTGCCCGGGGGCTACATCTATATCACGCGCGGACTGCTCGCCTACCTCAACTCCGAGGCCGAGCTGGCCGCGGTCCTGGGCCATGAGATCGGCCATGTGACTGCGCGCCACACGGTACGTCAGCAGAGTACCGCCACCGCCACGGGTCTGCTCGGCGCGATCCTGGCCGGCGCCTCCGGCGTCCAGGGTGCCGGTGACCTGACCAACATCGCCGGCACCGCCATCGTGCGTGGCTACGGCCGCGAACACGAGCTGGAGGCGGACCGCCTCGGCGCAGAATACCTGGCGCGCAGCGGCTACGACCCCCAGGCCATGCTGCAGGTGATCCACGTCCTGAAGAATCAGGAGAACTTCGAGATCCAGCGCGCCAAGGAGGAAGGGCGCGAGCCGCGCATCTATCACGGCCTGTTCTCCACCCACCCCGCCAACGACCAGCGCCTGCAGGAGGTGGTGGGGGCCGCAAGCAAGCTCGTCGTGCCCGGCGGCGGTGTCATCAACCGGGCGGAGTTCCTCACCCAGCTCGAAGGCGTGACCTTCGGGGACAGCGAGCGTGAAGGAATCCGCCGCGGCAACCGGTTCTATCATCGCGATCTCGATTTCGCCCTGGAATTCCCCCGCGGCTGGCGGATCGAAAACTTCCCGGACCGGCTGCTCGCCCAGTCGCCCGAGGCAGATGGGATGATGCAGTTCAGCATGCGGGATCTGAACAAGCGAATGACACCACAGGTGTTCATGCGCGAGCAGCTCAAGCTCACCGACCTCCGCAACGGCGAGGCCATCGAACTCGACGGCATGCAGGGATATACCGGCATCGCCGAGCAGAAGACCTCGTTCGGACAGCTGCCGGTGCGCTACGTCGTCCTCTACCGCGGCGACAAGGCATTGATCTTTGCAGGGCTGTCCAAGGCCCGCGGCATGCCCTACAAGTACGATGCCCAGATCCTGCAGACCGCGCGCAGCTTTCACCGCCTGACGGATCAGGAACGTGCCCTGGCGACAGCGCAGCGCGTTCACATCATCCGGGCCGGACGGGACACGCGCTTCGCGACCCTGGCGCGTGAATCGGCTATATCCGACCATCCCGAGGCGCAGTTGCGGCTGCTGAACGATTATTACCCAGACGGTGAACCGCAGCCGGGCGAATCCATCAAGATCGTGCGCTGA
- the rph gene encoding ribonuclease PH — MRPSQRAANELRPVRLTRRYTKHAEGSVLVEFGDTRVLCTASVEERVPGFLRGKGRGWVTAEYGMLPRSTGARMDREATRGKQGGRTLEIQRLIGRSLRAVVDLKALGERSITIDCDVIQADGGTRTASITGGYVALADAIRHLLDQRTITTNPLQAQVASVSVGIYQGTPVLDLDYTEDCNAETDMNVVMNDHGDFIEVQGTAEGHPFSRAELMDMLDLAQGGIFRLIEAQRQALASPA; from the coding sequence ATGCGCCCCAGTCAACGCGCGGCCAATGAGCTGCGCCCCGTCCGCCTCACCCGTCGTTACACCAAGCACGCCGAAGGCTCGGTACTGGTGGAATTCGGCGATACCCGCGTCTTGTGCACTGCCAGCGTCGAGGAGCGCGTGCCCGGCTTTCTGCGCGGCAAGGGCCGGGGCTGGGTGACCGCCGAATATGGCATGCTGCCGCGCTCCACCGGCGCGCGCATGGACCGCGAGGCGACACGCGGCAAACAGGGCGGCCGCACGCTGGAGATCCAGCGGCTCATCGGTCGCTCGCTCCGTGCCGTGGTCGATTTGAAGGCCCTCGGCGAGCGCTCCATCACCATCGACTGCGACGTCATCCAGGCCGACGGCGGCACACGCACGGCCAGCATCACCGGTGGCTATGTCGCGCTGGCCGATGCCATCCGGCACCTGCTGGACCAGCGCACCATCACCACGAACCCTCTGCAGGCGCAGGTCGCGTCGGTATCGGTGGGCATCTATCAGGGCACGCCGGTGCTCGATCTCGACTACACCGAGGATTGCAATGCCGAGACCGACATGAACGTTGTCATGAACGACCACGGCGACTTCATCGAAGTGCAGGGCACGGCGGAAGGGCATCCGTTCTCACGCGCCGAGCTCATGGATATGCTGGATCTCGCCCAGGGCGGGATCTTCCGGCTCATCGAGGCGCAGCGCCAGGCGCTCGCCTCCCCAGCCTGA
- a CDS encoding CPXCG motif-containing cysteine-rich protein, with amino-acid sequence MNLLEHTTVDCPYCGEAVSVSVDCSAGNHDFIEDCTVCCRPIELHAEIDAGRFIRVTARRDDE; translated from the coding sequence ATGAACCTGCTTGAGCACACTACCGTCGACTGCCCCTACTGCGGTGAAGCTGTCAGCGTCAGCGTGGACTGCTCGGCTGGTAATCATGACTTCATCGAAGACTGCACCGTCTGCTGCCGACCCATCGAGCTGCATGCCGAGATCGACGCCGGTCGATTCATCCGCGTGACCGCACGCCGCGATGATGAGTGA
- a CDS encoding malate dehydrogenase: MPLDRKQAALDYHALPRPGKIGIEVTKPCETQQDLGLAYTPGVAEPVRAIVEDPANAYKYTAKGNLVGVITDGTAVLGLGNVGALAGKPVMEGKGVLFKRFAGIDVFDIEVNAQDPEDFIETVVAIAPTFGGINLEDIAAPHCFEIERRLTEMLDIPVFHDDQHGTAIIIAAGLLNALELQGKTLADARIACAGAGAAGLASMRLLLALGATPGNLLLIDRKGVIHSGRDDLNQYKREFAIDTSCVTMADALRDADVFIGVSGPDIMTVDMLLSMAPKPIVFALSNPDPEISPEIALAERSDLLMATGRSDYPNQVNNVLGFPFIFRGALDVHARTINQAMQIAAVHALRLLAREPVHPDVLKAYGLDSLEFGPDYIIPKPLDPRLLEFVPPAIAQAAVDSGVARTPYPAHYPQSRI, from the coding sequence ATGCCACTTGACCGCAAGCAAGCCGCCCTCGACTACCATGCCCTGCCGCGTCCCGGCAAGATCGGCATCGAGGTCACCAAACCCTGCGAGACTCAGCAGGATCTGGGACTGGCCTACACACCCGGGGTCGCCGAGCCGGTGCGCGCCATCGTGGAGGACCCGGCCAACGCCTACAAATATACCGCCAAGGGCAATCTCGTCGGCGTGATCACCGACGGCACGGCGGTCCTGGGTCTGGGCAACGTCGGCGCCCTGGCCGGCAAGCCGGTGATGGAGGGCAAGGGCGTGCTGTTCAAACGCTTCGCCGGTATCGACGTCTTCGACATCGAGGTCAATGCGCAGGACCCCGAGGATTTCATCGAGACCGTCGTCGCCATCGCACCCACCTTCGGGGGGATCAACCTGGAAGACATCGCCGCACCGCATTGCTTCGAGATCGAGCGCCGGCTCACGGAGATGCTCGACATCCCCGTGTTTCACGATGATCAGCACGGCACCGCCATCATCATCGCCGCGGGGTTACTGAATGCACTCGAGTTGCAGGGCAAGACACTGGCGGACGCACGCATCGCCTGTGCCGGTGCCGGCGCGGCCGGCCTCGCCTCGATGCGCCTGTTGCTGGCGCTGGGCGCGACGCCGGGCAACCTCCTGCTGATCGACCGCAAGGGTGTGATCCACAGCGGCCGCGACGACCTCAACCAGTACAAACGTGAATTCGCGATCGATACCAGTTGCGTCACCATGGCTGATGCGCTACGCGACGCCGACGTGTTCATCGGTGTCTCGGGACCGGACATCATGACGGTCGACATGTTGTTGAGCATGGCACCGAAACCGATCGTGTTCGCGCTCTCCAACCCTGATCCGGAAATCAGCCCGGAAATCGCACTCGCCGAGCGCAGCGACCTGCTCATGGCCACCGGCCGCAGCGACTACCCGAACCAAGTCAACAATGTACTCGGCTTTCCATTCATCTTCCGCGGCGCCCTGGATGTGCATGCCCGCACGATCAATCAGGCCATGCAGATCGCGGCGGTCCATGCACTGCGACTGCTCGCGCGCGAACCCGTTCATCCGGACGTGCTGAAGGCATACGGACTGGACAGCCTGGAGTTCGGCCCCGATTACATCATCCCCAAGCCGCTGGACCCGCGTCTGCTGGAATTCGTGCCACCGGCGATCGCCCAGGCGGCGGTCGACTCGGGTGTGGCACGCACGCCCTACCCCGCGCATTATCCGCAGTCGAGGATCTGA
- a CDS encoding transcriptional antiterminator, Rof: protein MSDYVPIDCGLYSEYELAIMHRQRLRIRWRDAQGMTHLETLLPRDLQTRSGEEFLIATTAARETLEIRLDRIAEALPVAAR from the coding sequence ATGAGTGACTACGTCCCCATCGACTGTGGCCTGTACAGCGAATATGAACTCGCCATTATGCACCGGCAGAGATTGCGCATCCGCTGGCGCGACGCGCAGGGCATGACGCATCTGGAAACCCTCCTCCCGCGTGATCTGCAGACGCGCAGCGGTGAGGAGTTCCTCATTGCCACGACCGCTGCAAGAGAAACACTGGAAATCCGCCTGGACCGCATTGCCGAGGCGCTGCCGGTCGCGGCGCGGTAG
- the rdgB gene encoding RdgB/HAM1 family non-canonical purine NTP pyrophosphatase, whose protein sequence is MGASSMSTVVLASSNPGKVREFNELLADHHIEVVPQSQFGVPDAEETGLSFVENAILKARNAARHTGLPAIADDSGIEVDALAGAPGIYSARYAGSGASDQANLEKLLTALEGVPEAGRSARFQCLMVYLRHADDPTPLICQGTWEGRILSVPRGSNGFGYDPVFFVPTHGCSAAELEPAVKNALSHRGQALRQLVAALTARNH, encoded by the coding sequence ATGGGAGCGTCATCCATGTCCACGGTGGTGCTCGCCAGCAGCAATCCCGGCAAGGTCCGCGAGTTCAACGAACTGCTCGCCGACCATCATATCGAGGTGGTCCCGCAGTCGCAGTTCGGGGTGCCGGATGCCGAGGAGACCGGCCTGAGCTTCGTGGAGAACGCGATCCTGAAGGCGCGCAACGCCGCCCGCCACACCGGCCTGCCGGCGATCGCCGACGATTCCGGTATCGAGGTCGACGCGCTCGCGGGCGCGCCTGGGATCTATTCGGCACGCTATGCCGGCAGCGGCGCCAGCGACCAGGCCAACCTGGAGAAGCTGCTCACCGCCCTGGAGGGCGTGCCGGAGGCCGGGCGCAGCGCGCGCTTCCAATGCCTCATGGTGTACCTGCGCCACGCCGACGACCCCACCCCGCTGATCTGCCAGGGTACCTGGGAGGGCCGCATCCTCAGCGTACCGCGCGGTAGCAACGGCTTCGGCTACGACCCGGTGTTCTTCGTGCCGACCCACGGTTGTTCGGCGGCCGAACTCGAGCCCGCCGTGAAGAATGCGCTCAGTCATCGTGGCCAGGCGCTGCGCCAGTTGGTCGCCGCGCTCACGGCCCGCAATCACTGA